The DNA segment ACTTACCTCAATACTGATTCGCCACCTAATAAGGTTTATAAAGCTGTCCGCAGAATAGCATCCGAACTCCAGATTAAAGCTTGGACACCTGACTTTAGACAAAAGCTGGAGACCCTCTGCGACAAACTGAAACAGAGGGTAAAAGCATTAGGTAACCGTATGAAGCGATACAACGAAAGAACCAAGAGATACAAGATCAACCAACTGTATTATAAAAACCAAAAGCAGTTCTTCAGAGACCTAGAAAACGGTACTGCCACAGATGACAAACCACCGAAGGCAGAAGATATGCGCAAGTACTGGCAGGAAATTTGGGGTAAAGACAAACATCATGACGATGGAGCAGGATGGATAAGGGAAGCTGAAGCGGAAAGCACTAAGTATGACATGGAAAACATTCACATCACTAAATCCGATATTGAATATGTGCtgaagaaaaccaacaactgggCAGCACCAGGACCAGACAAGATCCATAATTACTGGTGGAAATATTTCCCAAGCACCCACCAACCTTTGGCCACCCTATTCCAGAGAGCACTTCGTGACCCCTCAACTATCCCAAAATCCCTCACATTGAGTTGCACTCGGATGATACCGAAGGGCAACATAACGACGATCCCCAAAAATTTTCGCCCAATTACATGTTTACCGACCATTTACAAAATCCTAACTGGCACCATCACCATGCACATATGGAAACATGTGGGGAAACATCATATTTTGGCGCGTGAACAGGCTGGATGCTGTAAGGACGCGAAAGGCTGCAAAGAACTCCTTGTAATCGATCAGATCATCACCAAGCAGGCAAAATGTAAACTCCGGAACATATCAGTAGCCTGAATCGATTACAAAAAAGCATTTGACTCAGTGCCGCACTCTTGGCTGCTTAAAGTATTGCGATTGTATGGGATCTCGGAGACCATAATCAATCTGTTGGAACATCTAATGAAATCCTGGCGTACAAAACTGGTAACTGAAACCAAGGATGGCATCAGCAGCTCAGAAGAAATAGCAATCAGATGCGGAATTTTCCAGGGAGACACACTGAGTCCGCTGTGGTTTTGCTTGGCATTGAACCTCCTCAGCAAGCTTCTAAACAAGACCAAATACGGATACGTTCTCAACAAAGTGAGGCACGTTAAGATTAACCACCAATTGTACATGGACGACCTGAAGCTTTACGCAGCCAACGAAGATCAGATGAGGAGACTACTGGAGATAGTGTCCTCCTTTAGCCAAACCATAGGAATGGATATGGGTCTCGACAAGTGCGCGGTCCTGAATGTGAAGAGAGGCAAGATCGTGGAGGGCCCGGGGATCAGGCTGTGGAATGATCTGAAAATAGAATGCTCACAACCACAGGAAGCATATAAGTACCTTGGAATCCAACAAGCCCTTGACATAAAAACGACAGAAGTGAAGGAGACCCTCAAAGCAAAGTACTTTGCCAGAATCAGGAGCTTACTGAAGGCCAAATTGAACTCCAAAGCCCTTTTCACATCAATTAA comes from the Coccinella septempunctata chromosome 2, icCocSept1.1, whole genome shotgun sequence genome and includes:
- the LOC123307040 gene encoding uncharacterized protein LOC123307040, whose protein sequence is MGVHLKQPITKLQRSQPPWKTRLERKINVIRKKIASLHTYLNTDSPPNKVYKAVRRIASELQIKAWTPDFRQKLETLCDKLKQRVKALGNRMKRYNERTKRYKINQLYYKNQKQFFRDLENGTATDDKPPKAEDMRKYWQEIWGKDKHHDDGAGWIREAEAESTKYDMENIHITKSDIEYVLKKTNNWAAPGPDKIHNYWWKYFPSTHQPLATLFQRALRDPSTIPKSLTLSCTRMIPKGNITTIPKNFRPITCLPTIYKILTGTITMHIWKHVGKHHILAREQAGCCKDAKGCKELLVIDQIITKQAKCKLRNISVA